One segment of Gordonia terrae DNA contains the following:
- a CDS encoding PPK2 family polyphosphate kinase, with protein sequence MSTGWSTPAVEALRAKAIGPVASFDPETTPGFDGDKAAGTDLLAQRGDVLADLQELLFANGRAGDHRSVLLVLQGMDTAGKGGIVRHVGGLLDPQGLSVKGFGKPTKEELQHDFLWRIHRALPPAGRIGIFDRSHYEDVLPVRVHNLVPQSEWEKRYDLINQFESELVAGGTTVLKCCLVVSKDEQKARLAQRLDRPDKYWKYNPGDVDERGHWDAYLEAYQAIFDLTDRDSAPWLVIPSNHKWYARLAVCELLIDALTRLDLDWPPADFDVEAEKKRLAAAD encoded by the coding sequence ATGAGCACCGGTTGGTCCACCCCCGCCGTCGAGGCCCTGCGCGCCAAGGCAATCGGACCGGTGGCGTCGTTCGATCCGGAGACGACTCCCGGCTTCGACGGCGACAAGGCCGCCGGCACCGACCTCCTCGCGCAGCGCGGTGACGTACTCGCCGACCTGCAGGAATTGTTGTTCGCCAATGGTCGGGCCGGCGATCATCGGTCGGTGTTGCTCGTCCTACAGGGCATGGACACGGCGGGCAAGGGCGGCATCGTGCGTCACGTCGGCGGCCTGTTGGACCCGCAGGGCCTGTCGGTGAAAGGGTTCGGCAAGCCCACGAAAGAGGAACTGCAGCACGACTTCCTCTGGCGAATCCATCGGGCCCTGCCGCCCGCCGGTCGCATCGGGATCTTCGACCGATCGCACTACGAGGACGTCCTGCCGGTCCGGGTACACAATCTGGTTCCGCAGTCGGAGTGGGAGAAGCGCTACGACCTGATCAACCAGTTCGAGTCCGAGCTCGTCGCCGGCGGGACGACCGTTCTCAAGTGCTGTCTCGTGGTGTCGAAGGACGAACAGAAGGCCCGCCTGGCGCAGCGTCTGGACCGGCCGGACAAGTACTGGAAGTACAACCCGGGCGACGTCGACGAACGCGGCCACTGGGATGCCTACCTCGAGGCATACCAGGCGATCTTCGACCTCACCGACCGCGACTCTGCACCGTGGTTGGTCATCCCGTCGAACCACAAGTGGTACGCACGTCTCGCGGTGTGCGAACTCCTCATCGACGCGCTCACCCGTCTCGATCTCGATTGGCCACCGGCCGATTTCGACGTCGAGGCCGAGAAGAAGCGGCTCGCCGCCGCCGACTGA
- a CDS encoding SDR family NAD(P)-dependent oxidoreductase, with translation MTGRVALVTGGSRGVGHGIARALIDDGWTTYVTSRAGSGPDGARALACDHADDAAVSAVFDRIGTDTGRLDLLVNNAWAAPKGFGGFSEPFWERPVDDWDTLIGVGLRAHYVASVHAARVMTEAGSGLIANISSFGSRGHLHSVLYGMSKTALDKMAADMAKELRGTGVSSISLWLGLIRTELLLSLGLDEFAGFSLARAEDPEFVGRVIARLAADPRLSRLSGHTLVTAELGREYGIVNNDGTPPDSHRAAFGGGPLFPPPGEQATDPEPASESESESERTPS, from the coding sequence ATGACGGGACGCGTTGCGCTCGTGACCGGCGGCAGCCGCGGCGTCGGGCACGGAATCGCTCGCGCGCTCATCGACGACGGGTGGACGACCTACGTCACCTCACGGGCGGGATCGGGACCCGACGGCGCTCGAGCGCTCGCCTGTGATCACGCCGACGATGCCGCGGTGTCCGCGGTGTTCGACCGGATCGGCACGGACACAGGCCGACTCGATCTGCTCGTCAACAACGCGTGGGCAGCTCCGAAGGGTTTCGGCGGTTTCTCCGAACCGTTCTGGGAACGCCCCGTCGACGACTGGGACACCTTGATCGGCGTCGGACTGCGAGCCCACTACGTGGCTTCGGTGCATGCGGCCCGAGTGATGACGGAGGCCGGCAGCGGGCTCATCGCGAACATCTCGTCGTTCGGCTCGCGCGGTCATCTGCATTCGGTTCTGTACGGGATGAGCAAGACCGCCCTGGACAAGATGGCCGCCGACATGGCGAAGGAACTACGCGGCACCGGCGTCAGTTCGATCTCGTTGTGGCTCGGCCTGATCCGCACCGAGCTGCTGTTGTCTCTCGGCCTCGACGAGTTCGCCGGTTTCTCACTCGCGCGTGCCGAGGACCCCGAATTCGTCGGCCGCGTCATCGCCCGGCTGGCCGCCGACCCCCGGCTCTCCCGACTCAGCGGACACACACTGGTCACCGCCGAGCTGGGCAGGGAGTACGGGATCGTCAATAACGATGGCACGCCGCCGGATTCACACCGCGCCGCCTTCGGCGGCGGACCGCTCTTCCCGCCGCCGGGCGAGCAGGCAACCGACCCCGAACCCGCATCCGAATCCGAATCCGAATCCGAGAGGACGCCGTCATGA
- a CDS encoding TetR/AcrR family transcriptional regulator codes for MANRPNPAAAARAAVAAAANVTRGLEQVLTTVTESVAETGAKPDGRKQRWEKHKLARRTELTDGVIAAVRDLGADVGMDEIAAHIGVSKTVLYRYFADKSDLGVATTVRFFETTIYPRLTEAIADDLDEYTLTHTIIGVYVHAVDDEPQLYRFALASSPTSSPAPADSVRLVTQLVMGSIQMRMAERGADTTGAELWSHALVGGIQHVVDWWMTKRTLSADEVVDYLTMMVWSAVVGVWQVNGSREKFLAAPPALFDSLPTDPLPTDPTAGTAGE; via the coding sequence ATGGCCAACCGCCCGAATCCCGCCGCCGCGGCGCGCGCAGCAGTGGCGGCCGCGGCCAACGTGACGCGCGGGCTCGAACAGGTCCTGACGACCGTCACCGAGTCGGTCGCCGAGACCGGCGCCAAACCCGACGGTCGCAAACAGCGCTGGGAGAAACACAAGCTCGCTCGACGCACCGAACTCACCGACGGCGTCATCGCCGCGGTCCGCGACCTGGGCGCCGACGTCGGGATGGATGAGATCGCCGCGCACATCGGTGTCTCGAAAACGGTGCTGTACCGCTACTTCGCCGACAAGAGCGACCTCGGCGTGGCGACGACGGTGCGATTCTTCGAGACGACGATCTACCCGCGGCTGACCGAGGCGATCGCCGACGATCTCGACGAGTACACCCTCACCCACACCATCATCGGGGTGTACGTCCACGCCGTCGACGACGAACCGCAGCTGTACCGATTCGCGCTGGCGAGTTCGCCGACGTCGTCGCCGGCGCCGGCGGATTCCGTGCGACTGGTCACCCAACTGGTCATGGGCAGCATCCAGATGCGGATGGCCGAGCGCGGCGCGGACACCACGGGAGCCGAACTCTGGTCACATGCCCTCGTCGGCGGTATCCAGCACGTCGTCGACTGGTGGATGACCAAACGCACCCTCAGCGCGGACGAGGTGGTGGATTATCTGACCATGATGGTCTGGAGCGCGGTCGTGGGTGTGTGGCAGGTCAACGGATCGCGGGAGAAGTTTCTCGCGGCGCCGCCTGCGCTCTTCGATTCCCTGCCCACCGATCCCCTGCCCACCGATCCCACCGCCGGAACCGCAGGCGAATGA
- a CDS encoding DUF445 domain-containing protein, with translation MASTVIPGVAGQHEGPPAKSSSPGFGGNSAGDEGRRRDLRKMKAVATGFLVFAAIVYLFTRYLEHRDGAEVAAWVGYVRAASEAGMVGALADWFAVTALFRHPLGIPIPHTALIRKKKDDIGDQLGGFIEENFMTPDVVVYRAEQLDLPRRLSTWVADPRNAPRVSGEAARAIKLAAEMLRDEDVEQLIQAALKWAAEPQWAPPTGRILEQLIAEDRLEPVFQLLCDRAHEWAVGSQDLVDRVVDRDGPQWTPKFVNNLVGDRIYRELVDFTYKVRMDPDHELRRAMHQFVEKFADDLQNDPDMIAKFEALKLELVGRDEVTGAASTAWQTGKAVIEEMLSDPNSTLRNTLSDSIIQLAQRIRDDRPLQEKMNGWVARVAHHVAANYSQEIISVITETVRGWDADDTSRKIELQVGRDLQFIRINGTVVGALAGLVIYSTSVLIFS, from the coding sequence ATGGCATCGACAGTCATCCCGGGAGTCGCCGGTCAGCACGAGGGCCCGCCGGCCAAGTCGTCCTCGCCCGGATTCGGCGGGAACAGCGCCGGAGACGAGGGCAGGCGCAGGGATCTGCGCAAGATGAAAGCCGTGGCCACGGGCTTCCTGGTCTTCGCGGCGATCGTGTATCTGTTCACCCGCTACCTCGAGCATCGCGACGGCGCCGAGGTGGCGGCATGGGTCGGCTATGTCCGCGCGGCCTCGGAAGCCGGGATGGTGGGCGCGCTCGCCGACTGGTTCGCGGTGACCGCGCTCTTCCGCCATCCGCTGGGTATCCCGATCCCGCACACCGCGCTGATCCGCAAGAAGAAGGACGACATCGGCGACCAGCTGGGCGGCTTCATCGAAGAGAACTTCATGACGCCCGACGTCGTGGTCTATCGCGCCGAGCAACTCGATCTGCCGCGGCGCCTGTCGACGTGGGTCGCGGACCCGCGCAACGCACCGCGGGTCAGCGGTGAGGCCGCGCGCGCGATCAAGCTCGCCGCCGAGATGCTGCGCGACGAGGACGTCGAACAGCTCATCCAGGCGGCGCTGAAGTGGGCGGCCGAACCGCAGTGGGCGCCGCCCACCGGCCGCATCCTCGAACAACTCATCGCCGAGGATCGGCTGGAACCGGTGTTCCAGCTGCTGTGTGATCGGGCACACGAGTGGGCGGTCGGCAGTCAGGACCTCGTCGACCGGGTGGTCGACCGGGACGGACCGCAGTGGACGCCGAAGTTCGTGAACAACCTGGTGGGTGACCGGATCTATCGCGAACTCGTCGATTTCACCTACAAGGTGCGGATGGATCCCGACCACGAATTGCGCCGCGCCATGCACCAATTCGTGGAGAAGTTCGCCGACGACCTGCAGAACGACCCCGACATGATCGCGAAGTTCGAGGCTCTCAAGCTCGAACTGGTGGGGCGCGACGAGGTGACCGGCGCGGCGTCGACGGCATGGCAGACCGGCAAGGCCGTGATCGAGGAGATGCTGTCGGACCCGAACAGCACCCTGCGGAACACGCTGTCGGACTCGATCATCCAGCTCGCGCAGCGAATCCGTGACGATCGTCCGCTGCAGGAGAAGATGAACGGCTGGGTGGCGAGGGTCGCACACCACGTCGCCGCGAACTATTCACAGGAGATCATCTCGGTCATCACCGAGACCGTGCGCGGGTGGGATGCCGACGACACCAGTCGCAAGATCGAACTCCAGGTCGGCCGGGACCTGCAGTTCATCCGCATCAACGGCACCGTTGTCGGCGCACTCGCCGGACTCGTCATCTACTCCACGTCGGTGCTGATCTTCTCCTGA
- a CDS encoding helix-turn-helix domain-containing protein: protein MQPEKDDASPDADDASVADAVPVTGSSTAAAGSEVADEGDDGSTPIAVEAVEAVANAAQDIGAFIRSQRVAGKVSLRQLAERAGVSNPYLSQIERGLRKPSAEVLAQIAKGLRVSAEVLYVRAGILEERPASPVRDALIADDSINERQKQMLLEIYESFRKENTLESTGKE, encoded by the coding sequence ATGCAACCCGAGAAGGACGACGCGTCTCCCGACGCCGACGACGCCTCGGTCGCAGACGCCGTCCCGGTCACGGGATCGTCCACTGCCGCAGCCGGTTCGGAGGTCGCCGACGAAGGGGACGACGGGTCGACGCCGATCGCCGTGGAGGCGGTGGAGGCCGTGGCCAACGCGGCCCAGGACATCGGCGCCTTCATCCGATCGCAACGCGTGGCGGGCAAGGTCTCGCTGCGTCAGCTCGCGGAGCGGGCCGGCGTGAGCAATCCCTACCTCAGTCAGATCGAGCGTGGACTGCGGAAACCGTCGGCGGAGGTGCTCGCCCAGATCGCCAAGGGGCTCCGCGTGTCGGCCGAGGTCCTGTATGTGCGGGCGGGGATACTCGAAGAACGGCCCGCGAGTCCGGTCCGTGATGCTCTCATCGCAGATGACTCCATCAACGAACGCCAGAAGCAGATGTTGCTGGAGATCTACGAGTCATTCCGAAAAGAGAACACGCTCGAGTCGACCGGCAAGGAGTAG
- a CDS encoding DUF2516 family protein, with the protein MFDVDFFSVLAYGQSLIMLTLTLVAGIASTLALIHAAIQRPDAFPAVDRQSKVIWVSILAAATLFIWFFGAVNFLGIIGVVAMLVYLVDVRQRVDDIQGKSWFSKRA; encoded by the coding sequence GTGTTCGACGTGGACTTCTTCAGCGTATTGGCCTACGGCCAGAGTCTGATCATGTTGACCCTGACGTTGGTCGCGGGCATCGCCTCGACCCTCGCGCTGATCCATGCGGCCATCCAACGGCCCGACGCCTTCCCGGCGGTGGACCGGCAGAGCAAGGTCATCTGGGTCTCGATCCTCGCAGCCGCGACCCTGTTCATCTGGTTCTTCGGGGCGGTGAACTTCCTGGGCATCATCGGGGTGGTCGCCATGCTCGTCTACCTCGTCGACGTGCGCCAACGTGTCGACGACATCCAGGGCAAGTCCTGGTTCAGCAAAAGGGCCTGA
- a CDS encoding MerR family transcriptional regulator yields the protein MAEYRINDLAEASGVSVRNIRVYQDRGLLPPPTIRGRAGWYSDQHLVRLNLISRMLERGYTFATISELLHAAHHGMRVEQILRGTPKGGRFRNFKRAATITITELRKTLNASDRSIALSQKLGLLAKDGAHYAIRNPELLEGAEILVKSGVDIDVLLDRWVRVQEDLEDVATSFVSIITDKYFDENLPDLGEAGVSEMADLIQTVRPIAHEIVETTFRKALDEQISKAIGQAATYFDAEVPAPVIPADDEPEQAQPNYETTDIGTLNPETGR from the coding sequence GTGGCGGAATATCGGATCAACGACCTGGCCGAGGCGTCCGGGGTCAGCGTGCGCAACATCCGGGTCTACCAGGACCGCGGACTGCTGCCGCCACCCACCATCCGTGGTCGCGCCGGCTGGTACTCCGACCAGCACCTCGTCCGGTTGAATCTCATCTCGCGCATGCTCGAGCGCGGGTACACCTTCGCCACCATCAGTGAGCTGTTGCACGCGGCACATCACGGCATGCGGGTCGAGCAGATCCTCCGTGGCACGCCGAAGGGCGGCCGGTTCCGCAACTTCAAGCGTGCCGCGACGATCACCATCACCGAGCTCCGCAAGACGCTGAACGCCAGCGACCGGTCGATCGCACTCAGTCAGAAGCTCGGGTTGCTGGCGAAGGACGGCGCGCACTACGCCATCCGCAACCCGGAGTTGCTCGAGGGTGCCGAGATCCTGGTCAAGAGCGGGGTCGACATCGACGTGCTGCTCGACCGGTGGGTACGCGTCCAGGAAGACCTCGAAGACGTCGCCACCAGCTTCGTCTCGATCATCACCGACAAGTACTTCGACGAGAATCTCCCCGACCTGGGCGAGGCCGGGGTCAGCGAGATGGCCGACCTCATCCAGACCGTGCGGCCGATCGCCCACGAGATCGTCGAGACCACCTTCCGCAAGGCGCTCGACGAGCAGATCTCGAAGGCCATCGGTCAGGCGGCCACCTACTTCGACGCCGAGGTTCCCGCGCCGGTCATACCCGCTGACGACGAGCCAGAGCAGGCACAGCCGAACTATGAGACAACGGACATTGGTACATTGAACCCCGAGACGGGGCGCTGA
- a CDS encoding alpha/beta fold hydrolase gives MNTKSLASAGGVATAIGAGAVAVGIGTIFTRLAREALHADAAVDDGPDDLLTRPDNAPRRLEVRTADGTQLNVEVYGDAPDSDVDDTGDVIVMVHGWTCNTAYWYPQINHLAATEGGSRRVVAYDQRGHGRSERGRRRPTVAMLGQDLDAVLEAAVPAGRRAILVGHSMGGMTIMSWAAQNPEKVGSRVSSVVLVSTAAKAVMDNHLLIPVDLPVYAKPFAPAAAKMITSVPVPIPKTSYGVRFSHYIALGPNARRAHVEFVDEMIGACPPRARAGWGSAMGKLDVTAGLAALSVPTTVVVGTEDRLTPRLHAEQMAEVLRRNGSLRDLVVYEGVGHMSSIEAAERFNALLDEVVAESSRATEERKDVQSV, from the coding sequence GTGAACACGAAATCATTGGCCAGTGCGGGCGGTGTCGCCACCGCGATCGGTGCCGGCGCGGTTGCGGTGGGGATCGGAACGATCTTCACGCGCCTCGCGCGTGAAGCGCTACACGCCGACGCCGCCGTCGACGACGGACCGGATGATCTGCTCACCCGGCCGGACAACGCCCCACGGCGCCTCGAGGTCCGCACCGCGGACGGGACGCAGCTCAATGTCGAGGTCTACGGGGACGCGCCCGACTCCGACGTCGACGACACGGGCGACGTCATCGTGATGGTCCACGGCTGGACCTGCAACACCGCCTACTGGTACCCCCAGATCAATCACCTCGCCGCCACCGAGGGCGGCTCCCGGCGGGTCGTCGCCTACGACCAGCGAGGTCACGGTCGGAGTGAACGTGGCCGCCGCAGACCGACCGTGGCGATGCTCGGCCAGGATCTCGACGCGGTGCTGGAAGCCGCGGTGCCCGCGGGGCGTCGCGCGATCCTGGTGGGACACAGCATGGGTGGCATGACCATCATGTCCTGGGCGGCCCAGAATCCCGAGAAGGTCGGGTCGCGGGTGTCGTCGGTGGTGCTGGTGTCGACCGCGGCCAAGGCGGTCATGGACAACCACCTGCTGATCCCCGTCGATCTGCCCGTGTACGCCAAGCCGTTCGCCCCGGCGGCAGCGAAGATGATCACCTCGGTCCCCGTGCCCATCCCGAAGACGTCTTACGGTGTGCGCTTCTCGCACTACATCGCGCTGGGGCCGAACGCCCGCCGGGCACACGTCGAGTTCGTGGACGAGATGATCGGGGCGTGCCCACCCCGCGCTCGCGCCGGGTGGGGATCGGCGATGGGGAAGCTCGACGTCACCGCCGGACTCGCGGCACTGTCGGTGCCCACCACGGTGGTCGTCGGCACCGAGGACCGGCTCACTCCGCGACTGCACGCCGAGCAGATGGCGGAGGTGTTGCGGCGCAACGGCTCCCTGCGCGACTTGGTGGTCTACGAGGGTGTCGGACACATGTCGAGCATCGAGGCCGCCGAGCGCTTCAACGCCCTTCTCGACGAGGTCGTCGCAGAGAGCTCGCGGGCGACCGAGGAGCGCAAGGACGTCCAGTCGGTCTGA
- a CDS encoding UDP-N-acetylmuramate dehydrogenase: MTDTQAPLSAPLAELTTLRLGGPAREIIRCADTRTIVETILDLDERSEPVLVVGGGSNLVIGDAGFDGTAVVLASDGVEFGSGRESGRAHVVADAGVGWDELVAATVDAGYGGLECLSGIPGAAGATPVQNVGAYGVEVADILRSVQVLDRRSGNLRWVSPAELGLGYRTSNLKHRHDFVVVAVSFWLNENRASQPIRYRELATRVGVEPDDRVDAAEVRAAVLGLRAGKGMVLDAADFDTWSAGSFFTNPIVPGAEAPAVLERIAARVGDDVAIPTYPAGSDDADRAIKLSAGWLIERAGFHRGHPGPDAAVRLSTKHTLALTNRGSATTTQLLDLAREVRDGVADAFGVTLRPEPVLVNCSL; this comes from the coding sequence GTGACCGACACGCAGGCGCCGCTGAGCGCGCCCCTCGCCGAGCTGACCACCCTGCGTCTGGGCGGACCCGCGCGCGAGATCATCCGATGCGCCGACACCCGCACCATCGTGGAGACCATCCTCGACCTCGATGAACGATCCGAGCCGGTGCTCGTGGTCGGCGGCGGTTCGAACCTCGTCATCGGCGATGCCGGCTTCGACGGCACCGCGGTCGTCCTCGCGAGCGACGGCGTCGAGTTCGGCTCCGGGCGCGAGTCGGGTCGCGCGCACGTCGTCGCCGACGCCGGGGTGGGCTGGGACGAACTGGTCGCCGCGACGGTGGACGCAGGTTACGGCGGGCTCGAGTGCCTGTCCGGAATCCCCGGCGCCGCAGGGGCGACGCCGGTTCAGAACGTCGGCGCCTACGGCGTCGAGGTGGCCGACATCCTGCGGTCGGTCCAGGTCCTGGACCGACGCTCCGGAAATCTGCGGTGGGTCTCCCCCGCCGAGCTGGGCCTGGGGTATCGGACCAGCAATCTGAAGCACCGTCACGACTTCGTGGTCGTCGCGGTGTCGTTCTGGCTCAACGAGAATCGCGCGAGCCAGCCCATCCGCTATCGCGAACTCGCGACCCGTGTGGGCGTCGAACCGGATGATCGTGTCGACGCGGCAGAGGTCCGCGCGGCCGTCCTGGGCCTGCGCGCCGGCAAGGGCATGGTCCTCGACGCCGCGGACTTCGACACCTGGAGTGCCGGATCGTTTTTCACGAATCCGATCGTGCCGGGGGCCGAGGCCCCGGCGGTACTCGAACGGATCGCGGCGCGCGTCGGCGACGATGTCGCGATCCCGACCTATCCCGCCGGTTCCGACGACGCCGACCGGGCGATCAAGTTGTCGGCCGGGTGGCTGATCGAACGGGCCGGATTCCACCGCGGCCACCCGGGCCCGGACGCGGCGGTCAGGTTGTCGACCAAACACACTCTGGCACTGACCAATCGGGGCTCAGCGACCACCACGCAACTACTCGACCTCGCCCGCGAGGTGCGCGACGGGGTCGCCGATGCATTCGGTGTGACGCTGCGACCGGAGCCGGTCCTGGTCAACTGCAGTCTCTGA
- a CDS encoding DUF2505 domain-containing protein: protein MASKLQHTVSYPFSTARLWAIYTTEKYWHDLVERMNSGHGHVEKVTIAGDTVTVEIQQGIPADKLPSAVTKVMPGDLRIPRKNTYRLVGDRIEGETHATVDGAPVPVDVTGTTLTTGDPATTDNRAEVTVNLPLFGGKIEKSVVSELSALLDAERGHTVEWESENPLT, encoded by the coding sequence ATGGCGAGCAAGCTGCAGCACACGGTGTCCTATCCCTTCTCCACCGCGCGACTGTGGGCGATCTACACCACCGAGAAGTACTGGCACGACCTCGTCGAGCGCATGAACTCCGGACACGGTCATGTCGAGAAGGTGACCATCGCCGGTGACACGGTGACGGTGGAGATCCAGCAGGGCATCCCCGCGGACAAGCTGCCCTCGGCGGTCACCAAGGTGATGCCGGGCGACCTCCGCATCCCGCGCAAGAACACATACCGCCTGGTCGGCGACCGGATCGAGGGGGAGACCCATGCGACGGTCGACGGGGCGCCGGTACCGGTCGACGTCACCGGCACGACGCTGACGACCGGCGATCCGGCGACCACCGACAATCGCGCCGAGGTGACGGTGAATCTGCCACTCTTCGGCGGCAAGATCGAGAAGTCGGTGGTCAGCGAGTTGTCGGCGCTGCTCGACGCGGAGCGCGGACACACCGTCGAGTGGGAGAGCGAAAATCCGCTGACGTAG
- a CDS encoding DUF2505 domain-containing protein, protein MARRLSYSARYTHPAEKLYQAQSTKQYWDDMMAGFQMISPHCEVDSFVSDETGIRVVLKQTIGSDQLPPLAKTVMKKDMVITREETLGPFDPDNTKGTYNASIPAGPGSLNGWQELFPTDNGGCTIRRTSEAKVFVPFVNGKLEQMILINLVDLFRAEAEYAKDWVAKNL, encoded by the coding sequence ATGGCACGACGGCTCAGCTACTCCGCTCGGTACACACACCCCGCGGAGAAGCTCTATCAGGCCCAGAGCACCAAGCAGTACTGGGACGACATGATGGCAGGCTTCCAGATGATCTCCCCGCACTGCGAGGTCGACTCCTTCGTCTCCGACGAGACGGGCATCCGGGTGGTCCTCAAGCAGACTATCGGCAGCGATCAACTGCCTCCGCTCGCGAAAACGGTGATGAAGAAGGACATGGTCATCACCCGCGAGGAGACCCTGGGGCCCTTCGATCCGGACAACACCAAGGGCACGTACAACGCGTCGATCCCCGCGGGACCGGGCAGTCTCAACGGCTGGCAGGAGCTCTTCCCCACCGACAACGGCGGCTGCACCATCCGCCGGACCAGCGAGGCCAAGGTCTTCGTCCCCTTCGTCAACGGCAAGCTCGAGCAGATGATCCTGATCAACCTCGTCGACCTCTTCCGCGCCGAGGCCGAGTACGCCAAGGACTGGGTCGCCAAGAACTTGTGA
- a CDS encoding carbon-nitrogen hydrolase family protein, protein MRVAMAQISSTDDPTANLATLRSATEEAASRGAELVVFPEATMCRFGVPLKPVAEDIDGPWARGVSEVAAASGVTVVAGMFTPSGDGRVRNTLVVAHPDETRLEYHKIHLYDAFGFTESKNVAPGSEPLTFEVGGVTVGVATCYDIRFPGLFTHLARLGAQVIVVPTSWGAGPGKLRQWEVLAAARALDSTTFVVAVDQAVPTDDEAASSSAPTGIGHSQITDPFGTLVAAYPDSIRVDVHDLDLALVEKARTQLAVLANERPLPVGGGTDNDVTPAHARLRESDDPGRNP, encoded by the coding sequence ATGCGTGTGGCGATGGCCCAGATCAGTTCGACCGACGACCCGACCGCCAACCTGGCGACGCTGCGTTCGGCCACCGAGGAGGCGGCATCCCGCGGCGCCGAGCTCGTCGTGTTCCCGGAGGCCACGATGTGCCGGTTCGGCGTGCCGTTGAAACCCGTCGCCGAGGACATCGACGGTCCGTGGGCACGCGGGGTGTCCGAAGTCGCCGCGGCGTCGGGCGTCACGGTGGTGGCCGGTATGTTCACCCCCTCCGGCGACGGCCGCGTCCGCAACACCCTCGTCGTGGCCCATCCGGACGAAACCCGTCTGGAGTATCACAAGATCCACCTCTACGACGCGTTCGGTTTCACGGAGTCGAAGAACGTGGCCCCGGGCTCGGAACCACTGACGTTCGAGGTCGGGGGCGTCACCGTCGGTGTCGCCACCTGCTACGACATCCGTTTCCCGGGGCTGTTCACCCATCTGGCCCGGTTGGGGGCCCAGGTGATCGTGGTCCCCACGTCGTGGGGTGCCGGCCCGGGCAAGCTCCGTCAGTGGGAGGTGCTCGCCGCGGCCCGAGCGCTGGACTCGACGACCTTCGTGGTGGCCGTCGACCAGGCAGTTCCCACCGACGACGAGGCCGCGTCGTCGAGTGCGCCCACCGGAATCGGACACAGCCAAATCACAGACCCGTTCGGTACGTTGGTCGCCGCGTATCCGGATAGCATCCGGGTGGACGTGCACGACCTCGACCTAGCACTGGTCGAGAAGGCCCGTACGCAACTGGCAGTCCTCGCCAACGAGCGGCCCCTGCCGGTCGGCGGTGGAACGGACAACGACGTGACGCCGGCCCACGCGCGGCTCCGCGAGTCAGACGACCCAGGACGGAACCCATGA
- the purU gene encoding formyltetrahydrofolate deformylase — MAPGQTTPTGRTQTDQTEHRYVLTLGCPDRTGIVARISTFLTEVGGWITEAAYHSDEETGWFFTRQAIRVDSVSSTAAELRARFAAEVAAELGPETDWRLTDSRETKSAVLLVSKESHCLVDLLGRAHRGELPAAIRAVIGNHRELEDLSTRFGIPFHHVPFAGERKAEAFAEVGRIVDGYQPDAVVLARFMQILPPQLCDAWAGRAINIHHSFLPSFIGARPYHQAFARGVKLIGATCHYVTADLDAGPIIEQDVIRVDHSDSVADMVRQGRDIETLVLSRGLRWHLEDRVLVHGRKTVVFN, encoded by the coding sequence GTGGCCCCCGGACAGACGACCCCGACAGGTCGAACCCAGACAGATCAGACCGAGCACCGCTATGTACTCACGCTCGGATGCCCCGACCGCACCGGCATCGTGGCCCGGATCTCGACCTTCCTGACCGAGGTCGGCGGCTGGATCACCGAGGCCGCCTACCATTCCGACGAGGAGACCGGCTGGTTCTTCACCCGCCAGGCCATCCGCGTGGATTCGGTGTCGTCGACCGCGGCGGAACTACGTGCGCGCTTCGCGGCCGAGGTGGCCGCCGAGCTCGGCCCCGAAACCGACTGGCGCCTCACCGATTCGCGGGAGACCAAGTCCGCGGTGCTGCTGGTGAGCAAGGAGAGCCATTGCCTCGTCGACCTCCTGGGCCGCGCCCATCGGGGTGAACTCCCTGCCGCCATCCGCGCCGTCATCGGCAATCATCGCGAACTGGAGGACCTGTCCACCAGGTTCGGCATCCCGTTCCACCACGTGCCGTTCGCGGGTGAACGCAAGGCCGAGGCGTTCGCCGAGGTGGGACGGATCGTGGACGGTTATCAACCGGACGCGGTGGTGCTGGCGCGGTTCATGCAGATCCTGCCGCCGCAGTTGTGTGATGCGTGGGCCGGCCGGGCCATCAACATCCATCACAGCTTCCTGCCCAGCTTCATCGGCGCCCGGCCCTACCATCAGGCCTTTGCTCGAGGTGTGAAACTCATCGGCGCCACCTGCCACTACGTCACAGCAGATCTCGACGCCGGACCGATCATCGAGCAGGACGTGATCCGTGTCGACCACAGCGACTCGGTCGCCGACATGGTCCGTCAGGGTCGGGACATCGAGACCCTGGTGCTCTCTCGTGGTCTGCGCTGGCACCTCGAGGATCGCGTCCTGGTCCACGGCCGCAAGACCGTCGTCTTCAACTGA